CTGCCAGTGCGACAGCCGGCCGTCCGCCAGCAGATCGGCCGGGTGCACGGCGGTCAGCGGCCCGGCCGGGTCGACCTGCGGCACCAGCCCGACCGCACCGGACGCGTCCCGCCACAGCAGGCCGGGCAGCATCGCGGCCGCGGACGGCAGCCGGGACAGCAGCGCCCACTCGCCCGGCGTGAGCGTGCCGCCGGTGGCGACCAGACGCTCGATCAGCGAGACCCGCATGCGCCGGGACTGGTCGCGCAGCACGTCGACGGTGCGGCGAGCCTCCGCGTAGGACGGGTCCTTGCGCACCGCCGCCGGCACCGACCTCAGTGCCTTGCCGGCCTTCGTGACCGCGATGCCGTCCGCGGAGGCCACCAGCCGGTACGGCGGCACGTCCCACCCGGTCCGCATGCCGGTGGCGATCCGCGCCTCGCACTCCCACTCGAACCTGGCCGGGTCCGCGCCCACGACCTGCGCCAGGTGCGCGATCGCGACCCGGACCGCCGCCGCGTGACTGTGCCTCCGGTTCGGGCCGAGACCCGGCCCGCGCTTCGCCACCGCCTGCAACGCCAGGTAGCGGTCCAGCGCCGTCTCACCGTCCGCGAGCGGCAGCAGGCCGAACGCGGCGATGCCGTCCAGCGCGTTGTTGCGCACGCGCTTCTCCACGGCCGCGCGATTGAGCCCGAGCGCGGCCGAGACCGGCTCGCTCGGCGCCAGCTCCAGCAGCGGCCGCGACCACGGGCCGTCGGCGGCCAGGATCGCCGCCCGGTCGTGCGGCTCGGGATGCTCCGGCCGTGGCGCGTCGATGATCGCCAGCAGCGGCGCGGCCGGGCCCAACCCGAGCGACTCCAGCAGCACCGCCGCGTCCCCGGCCGCCCGGCGCAGCGTGAAGACCTGCCGGCGGACCGCCGGCGACTGCGCGGTGAGGAACGCGACGAGCTCGTCCGGCGGCACGGCGGCGGCGCCGAGATAGGCCGCCAACCGCGGGTCGGTGCAGGTCAGCGCCGCCTCGACGAACCGCAGCCCGCGCGGGACCAGCCCTGACGGCAGCGCGTCGAGGCGCAGCCCGTCGCGGACGCCACGCCAGGTGAGCTCGTCGTAGACGTCGTGCACCGCGGCGCGGCAGCCGGCCGGCCCCAGCGACCGGCCGAGGTGACGGTCGACGTCCAGCGCCGCCTCGATGATCGAGGGAGTCAGCTCACCGCGGTCGTGCAGCGCGTCCAGCATCGCCACCGTGCCGTCCGGTCCGAGCCGGCCGACCCGCGAGGTCGCCATCAGGCGCAGCAGCCGGGAGTCGCCGGACGCGAGCGCGTGCGGGACGAACACGTCCCGTCGCCGCCGGTCCAGGGACTGCTCCGGCGGCGACGGCATCAGCGCGACCAGGCGCTCCTCCCGTGCCGCGGTCGGCCACGGGGTGTCCAGCACGTCGGCCAGACCGGCGTCGGCGGGCAGCGGGAAGTGCCGGTCGAAGGCCGCGTCGATCGTCGCGCCCGCGATCAGGTGCAGCCGGTGCCGGTCGTGGAGCCCCAGCTCGCGACGGACCCGCTCGGCGAACGCGGCCAGCCCGTCGCGGTCCAGCCGTGCCGCCTCCTCGCCGTAGGCCTCGAAGAGGTCGAGGTCGGGCGGGCGGTGCCCGATCAGGTGCGGCGCCCAGCGCAGCTCCGCCATCGTCAGCCTCCGGCCAGCGGCACCAGCCGCAGGAACACGACCGGCTCGCCGGCCCGCACCGTGACGGTCTCGTCGAGGCTCTCCGCGGCCCGTTCGCCGCAGAACACCACGAACCCGCGCCGCTCGAACGCACGCAGCGCCCGCTCGACCTCGGTGTCCGGGTCGGCCGCGGCCGTGGCCGGCGGCCGGACCGCCCCGGCCGCGGCCATCGCCGCGATCTCGGCGGGCGTGGCGAACTGCCGGTGCACCGCGGCCCGGTCGCGCGCCACCTGCTCCCGGACCGCGTGCGCGATCAGCTCACGGACGGTCACCCGCTCCTCGGCCACCTCGATGAACACCGTCGCCAGGCCCTTGGCCCGCACCTCCACCCGCATGGCCGACACCCTAGCCACGGGGTACGACAACCCGCGGACCACCGACGCGCAGCCGGGCGGCGGCATCACCGGGTCCCGGCCGACGCGGGCAGCGCGGGCCGGCCCGGTGCCGCTGGTCCACGGGCAGCCGAGGTCGCGGCCGGTGCGGCCCGGCCGGGCCCGGCCGATCGGGCCCGGTGCTCGCCTACCGCGCTCTTCGCAGGATGCGCATCTGGTCGGCCAGCCGTTCGAGTTCGGCCGCCTCCGTCGCGGGTGACGTGCTGCTGAGCCCGCTGTGCGTGACGGTCGAGCTTCGCAGGAACCGCCGGACGACGGGCACCAGCACTCCGTCCGGCAGAGTCAGCACCGCGGCGAGACCCCGCGGGACCGGTGGCGTCGGCAGGTCGGCCAGGTCCCGTCGCACGCGGTGGAGCATGCCGCGGATCGCGTCCGGGTCGCGGGCGAGCGCCGCCGGCCCGCCCGCCGCGGCCGACGCCTGCCCGAGCGGCACCGTGACGGTGGCGTGCGTCCGCAGCCAGGCATCGATCCGCGGCTCGGCTCGGGCGCTGATCCCGGCGGTGCGGAACATCCGTACGATCCGCCCCACCCGAGCGCTGTCGTGCCCGTCGGGTTCGCCGATCTGGATCGGGACGCGGCGGGTCACGAAGCCGTGCGGGCGGTGGCGGATCACGTCCCCGTCCATCGTGCCGCCGCGGGCGGGGAAGCCGAGCAGCACCCGTTCGTGGCCGATCACCGCGCCCAGCGGCTCGGCGCCGGCCGCCCACGCGTGCAGGAACAACACGTCGCCGTCGAGGCCGGCGACCGATTGCAGGACCGGGTCCACCTGATGGGCGCGGACCATGACGATGATCAGGTCGTACCCGTCCGCCGGGTCCGCGACCACCGGCACCGGCACCCGCCGGACCACCGAGTTGTGGCCCTCGGCGAGCAGGACGCCGTGGCGGCGCAGGGCGGCCAGGCGCTCGCCCCGGGCGAGGAGCGCGACGTCGTGCCCGGCCTCGTGCAGGTCGGCCGCGAGCAGGCTGCCGAGCACGCCGGCGCCGTAGACGAGCAGCCTCATGCCCGCACCTGCCCGGGGACGCCCACGACCGGTTCGAGGGACACGTCGTCGCGCCGGTGCCGCAGTTCCGCGCCTTCCACGTCCACGGTGGGCAGCAGCCGGTCCAGCCATCGGGGCAGCCACCAGGCGGCCCTGCCGAGCAGGGTCATCACGGCCGGCACGATCGTCATCCGGACGACGAACGCGTCGAAGAGCACGGCGGCGGAGAGCCCGAAGCCGACCGACTTGATGAGCGGGTCGGGGGCGATGACGAACCCGGCGAAGACGCTGATCATGATCAGCGCGGCGGCGGTGACCACCCGGGCGCCGTGACCGAAACCGGTGATCACGGCCTCCCGGGGAGCGGCGCCGTGGACGTACTCCTCGCGCATCCGGGTGACCAGGAAGACCTGGTAGTCCATGGCCAGACCGAACACGATCCCGATCAGCACGATGGGCAGCGAGCTGACGATCATCCCGGTGCGGTCGGTGCCGAGCAGGTCGGCGCCCCAGCCCCACTGGAAGAGTGCCACGAGGGCGCCGAAGGTGGCGGCGAGGCTGAGCAGGAAGCCCAGGGTGGCCTTGATCGGTACCAGCAGCGACCGGAACACGAGCATGAGCAGTACGAACGCCAGGCCCACGACCACCGCCAGGTACGGCAGAAGCGCGTCGGTGAGTTTGGTGGAGACGTCGATGTTGATGGCGGTCAGGCCGGTGACGCCGATGCCGGCGCCGGTGACGGTGCCGTCGAGGCGGCGGATGGCGTGTACGAGATCCGTGGTGGCGGCGTCGCCGGGTCCGCCGGCGGGGATGACGGTGAGCAGGGCGGTGTCGCCGGCCGGACTGACCGCGGTGGTGGCCGCCGTCGTGACGCCGGGCAGGGCGGTGATCTTCCGTACGACGTGCTCGGCGGCGGCCGCCGCGCCGCCGGCCGCCGTGTCGACCACGACGGTGAGCGGCCCGTTGAAGCCCGCGCCGAATCCGGTGGCCAACAGGTCGTAGGCCTTGCGCTGGGTGGAGTCGGTCGCGGCGGTGCCGTCGTCCGTCATGCCCAGCCGCAGGTCCAGGGCCGGGGTCGCGACGATGCCGAGTGCGGCCACGGCGACCAGCAGTGCGGCGACCGGCCGGCGGGCGATCGCGCGGGCCCAGCGGGCGCCGGCGCCGGTGGTGCCGGCCTCGGGGTCGCGGGTGCGCCGGGTGCGGGTGCGTGCGCCGAGGACCCGGCGGCCGGCGAAGCCCAGCGCGGCGGGCAGCAGGGTCAGCGCGACGACCACGGCGACGGCCACGGTGAGCGCCGCGGCCAGGCCCATCTGGGTCAGGAACGGCACGCCGACCACGGAGAGCGCGGCCAGCGCGATAACGACGGTGAGGCCGGCGAAGACGACCGCGGAGCCGGCGGTGCCGACCGCCCGGCCGGCGGCTTCCTCGGGTTCGCGGCCGTCAGCGAGTTCGTGCCGGTAGCGGGAGACGATGAACAGGGCGTAGTCGATCGAGACGGCGAGGCCGAGCATCAGCGCGAGGATCGGTGTGGTCGACGACAGGTCGACGAAACCGGTGGCGGCGGTGATCAGGCTGATGCCGATGCCGATGCCGAACAGCGCGGTCAGCAGCGGCAGCCCGGCGGCGACCAGGGAACCGAACGTGATCACCAGGACCACGGCGGCCACCGCGACGCCGATCACCTCCCCGACGCCGGTCTCGGACCGGGCCTGCAGCGCGTCACCGCCGATCTCGACGGTCAGGCCCGTCGCGCGGGCCCGCTCCGCGATGCCGGTGAGCGTGTCGCGGTCGCCGTCCGTCAGCTCCTGCGC
This genomic window from Catenuloplanes niger contains:
- a CDS encoding DUF4132 domain-containing protein gives rise to the protein MAELRWAPHLIGHRPPDLDLFEAYGEEAARLDRDGLAAFAERVRRELGLHDRHRLHLIAGATIDAAFDRHFPLPADAGLADVLDTPWPTAAREERLVALMPSPPEQSLDRRRRDVFVPHALASGDSRLLRLMATSRVGRLGPDGTVAMLDALHDRGELTPSIIEAALDVDRHLGRSLGPAGCRAAVHDVYDELTWRGVRDGLRLDALPSGLVPRGLRFVEAALTCTDPRLAAYLGAAAVPPDELVAFLTAQSPAVRRQVFTLRRAAGDAAVLLESLGLGPAAPLLAIIDAPRPEHPEPHDRAAILAADGPWSRPLLELAPSEPVSAALGLNRAAVEKRVRNNALDGIAAFGLLPLADGETALDRYLALQAVAKRGPGLGPNRRHSHAAAVRVAIAHLAQVVGADPARFEWECEARIATGMRTGWDVPPYRLVASADGIAVTKAGKALRSVPAAVRKDPSYAEARRTVDVLRDQSRRMRVSLIERLVATGGTLTPGEWALLSRLPSAAAMLPGLLWRDASGAVGLVPQVDPAGPLTAVHPADLLADGRLSHWQQELVRRRLRQPVKQVFRELYPLTPAERESGTASHRFAGHVVQGARAAALLSERGWRTHGEYADAQATRAAGPFVAELHAELHGYWGMADVTLRHISFQPVGGGPAVALEDVPPIVFSEVMRDVDLIVSVASGTPYHSAPVVESRVALVRSLVAALGLERVTVAERHARVAGSRATYVVHLGSGSIHLEPGGYLCVVPAGWGESPHERLFLPFADEDATTGVIISKILLLADDEHITDPSILAQIAARTAG
- a CDS encoding ketopantoate reductase family protein, whose product is MRLLVYGAGVLGSLLAADLHEAGHDVALLARGERLAALRRHGVLLAEGHNSVVRRVPVPVVADPADGYDLIIVMVRAHQVDPVLQSVAGLDGDVLFLHAWAAGAEPLGAVIGHERVLLGFPARGGTMDGDVIRHRPHGFVTRRVPIQIGEPDGHDSARVGRIVRMFRTAGISARAEPRIDAWLRTHATVTVPLGQASAAAGGPAALARDPDAIRGMLHRVRRDLADLPTPPVPRGLAAVLTLPDGVLVPVVRRFLRSSTVTHSGLSSTSPATEAAELERLADQMRILRRAR
- a CDS encoding MMPL family transporter translates to MASFLYRLGRFAFRRRWPVVGLWLAVLAVTATGAATLSGATSDAFRIPGTPSQQVIDLLRERFPQASADGAVARVVFAAPAGQQLTGAATKAAVEQVVVELRRAPRVASVSDPFGPGAVNRAGTVGFAQATYRVAAQELTDGDRDTLTGIAERARATGLTVEIGGDALQARSETGVGEVIGVAVAAVVLVITFGSLVAAGLPLLTALFGIGIGISLITAATGFVDLSSTTPILALMLGLAVSIDYALFIVSRYRHELADGREPEEAAGRAVGTAGSAVVFAGLTVVIALAALSVVGVPFLTQMGLAAALTVAVAVVVALTLLPAALGFAGRRVLGARTRTRRTRDPEAGTTGAGARWARAIARRPVAALLVAVAALGIVATPALDLRLGMTDDGTAATDSTQRKAYDLLATGFGAGFNGPLTVVVDTAAGGAAAAAEHVVRKITALPGVTTAATTAVSPAGDTALLTVIPAGGPGDAATTDLVHAIRRLDGTVTGAGIGVTGLTAINIDVSTKLTDALLPYLAVVVGLAFVLLMLVFRSLLVPIKATLGFLLSLAATFGALVALFQWGWGADLLGTDRTGMIVSSLPIVLIGIVFGLAMDYQVFLVTRMREEYVHGAAPREAVITGFGHGARVVTAAALIMISVFAGFVIAPDPLIKSVGFGLSAAVLFDAFVVRMTIVPAVMTLLGRAAWWLPRWLDRLLPTVDVEGAELRHRRDDVSLEPVVGVPGQVRA